Proteins encoded by one window of Geobacter sp. DSM 9736:
- a CDS encoding homocysteine S-methyltransferase family protein, whose amino-acid sequence MMRPFLQALQERVLVLDGAMGTLLQERGLAPGQSPEELNLTMPDVVGGVHRDYVEAGADIIVTNSFGGNRIKLSHYGLEEKVREINVRSVEIARAAAGDRAYVAASIGPTGRFMEPVGDASFDELYEVFHEQAEALIAAGADAITFETFLDIKELRAGIIAVRDIDPTFPIIAMLTFDDNGRSVLGTPPEAAAITLEAAGADVVGSNCGLGVEGIYEILSAMRRVSRLPLISQANAGLPLLVDGKTVFPGTPEEMTSYHDRFLDLNVRVIGGCCGTTPAHIGAIKKKLSVCDQRWRSCGPPDGVLFLSSRTAWTAIGGDNPAAIIGERINPTGKKAFAAELREGKVSYIRREAVEQVAAGATLLDVNVGTPGIDEPEAMERAVFCVSGAVPVPLVLDSSNPAALERGLKAVDGKVLVNSVSGEEKSIARVLPLVKKYGAAVVGLALDEAGIPETAEGRVRVAERIVAAAETLGIARRDVVVDCLTLTVSAEQKRAVETLSAVKDVKERLGVATVLGVSNISFGLPRRPLVSSTFFAMALAAGLDAAIVNPKEEAMMAAFRSAMVLLNRDANAAAYIEAYKGNVEEVASAVSAAPADIRGRLASAVIGGERENVVSLVDEALREGLSPLQISNEGLLPGLEEVGRRFERNIYFLPQVMLSAETMQAAFGRLKQEMQGGEMGSAGRILMATVEGDIHDIGKNIVCTLLENHGFEVIDLGKNVSAERIVAEARSRQVDAVGLSALMTTTMTEMENVIARLKEQGVKTFTMVGGAVVTQEYADSIHADLYARDAMEAVAKVKRLLAG is encoded by the coding sequence ATGATGCGACCTTTTCTTCAGGCCCTGCAGGAGCGGGTGCTTGTTCTTGATGGTGCGATGGGGACCCTGCTTCAGGAGCGCGGGCTCGCCCCTGGGCAGTCGCCGGAAGAGCTCAACCTGACGATGCCCGATGTGGTGGGGGGGGTGCACCGAGATTACGTGGAGGCCGGGGCCGATATCATCGTTACGAACTCCTTCGGCGGAAACCGGATCAAGCTTTCCCACTATGGCCTTGAAGAGAAGGTGCGAGAGATCAATGTCCGCTCTGTCGAGATAGCACGTGCGGCTGCGGGTGACCGGGCTTACGTTGCGGCATCCATAGGTCCTACGGGGAGGTTTATGGAGCCTGTCGGAGATGCTTCCTTCGACGAGCTGTACGAGGTCTTCCACGAACAGGCCGAGGCTCTCATCGCAGCCGGGGCCGATGCTATCACTTTCGAGACCTTCCTGGACATAAAGGAGCTTCGAGCCGGCATCATAGCTGTCCGGGACATAGATCCCACCTTTCCGATTATCGCAATGCTTACCTTCGACGATAACGGCAGAAGCGTACTGGGTACGCCGCCGGAGGCCGCTGCCATCACCCTTGAAGCGGCGGGAGCCGATGTTGTGGGTTCCAACTGCGGTCTGGGCGTGGAGGGGATCTACGAGATACTGTCGGCCATGCGCCGCGTATCGCGTCTTCCGCTTATCTCCCAGGCCAATGCCGGACTTCCTCTTCTCGTGGATGGAAAGACGGTCTTTCCCGGTACACCGGAGGAAATGACATCGTACCACGACCGTTTTCTCGACCTGAACGTGCGAGTGATCGGCGGCTGCTGCGGGACGACACCTGCGCACATAGGGGCTATAAAGAAAAAACTTTCCGTGTGCGATCAGCGGTGGCGTTCTTGCGGGCCCCCCGACGGCGTGCTGTTTCTTTCAAGCCGCACTGCCTGGACCGCCATAGGTGGCGACAACCCGGCCGCCATTATCGGCGAACGGATCAATCCGACCGGCAAAAAGGCTTTTGCCGCGGAGCTGCGGGAGGGGAAGGTATCATATATCCGTCGCGAAGCTGTAGAACAGGTGGCAGCCGGAGCCACACTTCTGGACGTTAATGTCGGAACGCCCGGCATCGACGAACCGGAAGCCATGGAGCGCGCCGTTTTCTGTGTTTCCGGGGCCGTACCGGTCCCCCTCGTTCTCGATTCGTCGAACCCGGCGGCCCTGGAGCGTGGCCTCAAGGCTGTGGACGGGAAGGTTCTCGTCAATTCCGTTTCTGGGGAAGAGAAGAGCATTGCGCGGGTGCTGCCCCTCGTCAAAAAATATGGCGCTGCGGTGGTAGGTCTTGCCCTGGATGAAGCGGGCATACCGGAGACTGCGGAGGGACGGGTGCGCGTCGCTGAGCGCATCGTCGCTGCCGCCGAGACTCTGGGCATCGCCAGGCGAGATGTTGTCGTCGATTGTCTGACCCTCACCGTGAGCGCTGAACAGAAGAGGGCCGTGGAGACATTGTCTGCGGTGAAGGATGTGAAGGAACGCCTGGGAGTGGCTACCGTCCTGGGCGTCAGCAATATCTCCTTCGGACTTCCGAGGAGGCCGCTGGTTTCTTCCACTTTCTTCGCCATGGCTCTTGCCGCGGGTCTGGATGCCGCCATCGTCAATCCGAAGGAAGAGGCCATGATGGCGGCTTTTCGCTCCGCCATGGTTCTTCTGAACCGGGACGCCAACGCGGCAGCATACATCGAGGCATACAAGGGGAATGTGGAAGAGGTCGCTTCGGCGGTTTCAGCTGCTCCTGCCGATATTCGGGGGCGCCTCGCTTCTGCGGTAATCGGCGGTGAGCGGGAAAATGTCGTATCCCTGGTGGATGAGGCGCTGCGTGAAGGCCTTTCACCACTTCAGATCAGCAACGAGGGGCTCCTGCCGGGCCTGGAGGAGGTAGGGCGCAGGTTCGAGCGTAACATATACTTCCTTCCCCAGGTCATGCTTTCCGCCGAGACCATGCAGGCTGCCTTCGGCCGCCTCAAGCAGGAGATGCAGGGTGGAGAGATGGGGAGCGCCGGCCGCATCCTCATGGCGACCGTGGAAGGTGATATCCACGACATAGGCAAGAACATCGTCTGCACACTCCTGGAAAATCACGGGTTCGAGGTGATCGACTTGGGGAAGAACGTCTCCGCCGAACGGATAGTTGCGGAAGCCAGATCAAGGCAGGTTGATGCCGTAGGGCTTTCCGCTCTCATGACCACGACCATGACTGAAATGGAGAATGTCATAGCACGCCTGAAGGAGCAGGGAGTGAAGACATTTACGATGGTGGGGGGCGCCGTGGTGACTCAGGAATACGCCGACAGTATCCATGCCGATCTCTACGCCAGAGATGCAATGGAAGCGGTCGCTAAAGTCAAGCGCCTTCTCGCGGGATGA
- a CDS encoding transketolase, protein MNLAIADLEKKANSLRVSIVRTLHKSQSGHTGGSLSAIDMVAALYFHKMRHNPQNPAWEGRDRFVLCKGHAAPAQYVALAEAGYFPKEDLMMLRRLGSHLQGHPDSKSTPGVDVCTGSLGQGLSMANGIALGLRLDGSASRVYALLGDGELQEGQVWEAAMAAAHYRLDNLCALVDLNGLQIDGEVAKVMNVMSVADKFRAFGWNVLEIDGHDMAAIVEALDAAEQAEGMPTAVVATTVKGKGVSFFENKASYHGVAPSDEELPRALACLGVVD, encoded by the coding sequence GTGAACCTCGCTATTGCCGATCTGGAAAAGAAAGCCAACAGCCTGCGCGTTTCCATCGTCAGAACCCTTCACAAATCTCAGTCCGGCCATACCGGAGGGTCCCTTTCCGCCATTGACATGGTCGCCGCCCTATATTTCCACAAAATGCGCCACAACCCGCAGAACCCGGCGTGGGAGGGGCGCGACCGGTTCGTGCTCTGCAAAGGACACGCTGCCCCCGCCCAATATGTGGCTCTGGCGGAAGCGGGTTATTTTCCGAAAGAAGACCTGATGATGCTCCGCCGGCTCGGAAGCCATCTCCAGGGGCATCCCGACAGCAAATCAACCCCGGGGGTCGACGTCTGCACCGGCTCCCTCGGCCAGGGCCTGTCGATGGCCAATGGTATTGCGCTCGGCTTGCGGCTCGATGGGAGCGCTTCGCGAGTTTATGCACTTCTTGGGGACGGCGAACTGCAGGAGGGGCAGGTATGGGAAGCCGCCATGGCTGCGGCGCATTACCGGCTCGACAACCTGTGCGCTCTCGTGGATCTGAACGGGCTGCAGATCGACGGGGAGGTCGCGAAAGTGATGAATGTGATGTCCGTCGCAGACAAATTCCGCGCGTTCGGGTGGAATGTCCTTGAAATCGACGGCCATGACATGGCCGCCATCGTCGAAGCTCTTGATGCAGCCGAACAGGCAGAGGGGATGCCGACCGCTGTGGTTGCCACAACCGTAAAGGGGAAGGGGGTTTCCTTTTTCGAGAACAAGGCTTCCTACCACGGAGTAGCCCCCAGTGACGAGGAGCTACCGCGGGCACTGGCCTGCCTCGGCGTTGTCGACTAG
- a CDS encoding transketolase family protein — MSQMIATRDAYGEVLAELGTENPDIVVLDADLSGSTKTAVFAKKFPERFFNMGIAEANMVGTAAGLAAAGKVPFVSTFAIFAAGRAWEQIRQSVAYPKANVKIVPTHGGVTVGEDGGSHQSVEDIAIMRAIPNMTVIVPADGPETKAAIRAAALYKGPVYVRLGRNKVPSVFPADCSFQIGKGCELRGGADLTFVTTGLMTAQALKAAELLQKEGISARVVHLGTVKPLDQELVIRAARETGAIVTAEEHSVVGGLGGAVSEVLCENFPVPVKKVGVNDRFGTSGKAEELLKYFGLTAEDLVEAAREVLARKR, encoded by the coding sequence ATGAGCCAGATGATTGCTACACGGGACGCTTATGGGGAAGTTCTTGCCGAGCTCGGGACGGAGAACCCCGATATCGTAGTGCTTGATGCGGACCTCTCGGGTTCAACCAAGACCGCCGTCTTTGCGAAAAAATTTCCTGAGCGTTTCTTCAATATGGGTATAGCCGAGGCCAACATGGTAGGGACAGCGGCGGGGCTGGCTGCTGCCGGGAAGGTGCCCTTCGTTTCCACCTTTGCGATATTCGCGGCTGGGCGGGCGTGGGAGCAGATCCGCCAGTCGGTGGCCTATCCGAAAGCCAACGTGAAGATAGTTCCGACCCACGGCGGCGTGACCGTCGGCGAGGATGGCGGTTCGCACCAATCGGTGGAAGATATCGCCATCATGAGGGCAATACCCAACATGACCGTCATCGTTCCCGCGGACGGACCTGAGACGAAAGCGGCTATAAGGGCTGCTGCCCTTTACAAAGGGCCGGTGTATGTGAGGCTCGGACGAAACAAGGTCCCTTCGGTCTTTCCGGCTGACTGTTCTTTCCAGATCGGGAAGGGGTGCGAGCTGCGCGGGGGCGCCGACCTGACTTTCGTCACAACCGGGTTGATGACAGCCCAGGCGCTGAAAGCTGCCGAGCTTCTGCAGAAGGAAGGAATCTCCGCACGCGTAGTGCACCTGGGAACCGTTAAGCCTCTGGATCAGGAGCTTGTAATCCGCGCCGCCCGGGAGACCGGAGCCATCGTCACTGCCGAGGAGCATTCGGTCGTGGGCGGGCTTGGGGGGGCTGTCTCAGAGGTGCTCTGCGAGAATTTCCCTGTGCCGGTAAAGAAAGTGGGAGTAAACGACCGTTTCGGGACCTCCGGTAAAGCGGAGGAACTGCTCAAATACTTCGGACTTACCGCGGAGGATCTGGTGGAAGCGGCGCGGGAGGTCCTTGCGCGGAAAAGGTAG
- a CDS encoding type II secretion system protein: MKPKCLFSTAGFTYIAALMMVVVMGIMLGVVAESWQMIMKREREEELLFRGEQIRYAIERWYKPRPGQHVPTPLRNLDDLAQDPRSLSVVKYLRNKPSEAASLKDPITGNEWEVVKNPEGGIMGVHSKSEAEPVKQKNFPIVNETLPNNTVNRDIYKRFEGKKKYSEWQFVYNQLPPAGSVTGLDRPFGSGAR; encoded by the coding sequence ATGAAGCCGAAGTGTCTCTTCTCAACCGCAGGATTCACCTACATCGCTGCGCTCATGATGGTGGTGGTCATGGGGATCATGCTCGGCGTGGTGGCCGAGTCGTGGCAGATGATCATGAAGCGGGAGCGTGAAGAGGAGCTTCTGTTCCGTGGCGAACAGATCCGGTATGCCATCGAGCGGTGGTACAAACCGAGACCGGGGCAACACGTGCCGACTCCGCTGCGAAATCTTGATGACCTTGCCCAGGACCCTCGCTCTCTTTCGGTAGTGAAGTACCTGCGGAATAAACCGTCTGAAGCGGCATCGCTGAAAGACCCGATAACCGGCAATGAGTGGGAGGTTGTAAAGAACCCCGAAGGGGGCATCATGGGCGTTCACAGCAAGAGCGAAGCGGAGCCTGTAAAGCAGAAGAACTTCCCCATTGTGAACGAGACTCTTCCCAACAACACCGTGAATCGGGATATTTACAAAAGGTTCGAAGGTAAGAAGAAGTACAGCGAATGGCAGTTCGTTTACAACCAGCTGCCGCCTGCCGGATCGGTAACCGGGCTAGACAGGCCGTTCGGCTCCGGCGCCCGATGA
- a CDS encoding HAMP domain-containing sensor histidine kinase — protein MIFKSVTTRVIVISISLLVFGISSFTFLNLTRERTQLIKSARESTELLLQTIERSIYGSMRIGNTEDVQRILEMVGQNHKLQGVRIFHPHGVVLKSSNPDEVGKPVDDRDYNLFINNKKDGIFTVAGRGDVIKMLKPIYNDVACYTCHGHKTKVIGVLNIEYSLAETRKRMVEATKLFIVSTIAIISFLSIMISFVMLKFVRTPLRLMAENMARVEKGDLSVRMKHEAPDEIGRLISSFDSMVGRLDTARKELEQLHFQQMERADRLASVGEMAAGIAHEIKNPLTGIASAISIIKDDFSPEDGRTEILNEVLEQVKRLDKTVNDLLFFGKPTPPEPAYTNINSVLKKTLLFAAQHRGGKSVEKRLDLQDELPPVYVDPKQIQQVFLNLMLNALQAMQGKGVLTVRTRLTDEEGARWICVSIADTGPGIPAPILDKIFIPFFTTKAQGTGLGLAICHKLIKQQGGEISVVSEDDVGTEFIVKLPVAVDPTLLAEGRISEVHYEGA, from the coding sequence TTGATTTTCAAAAGCGTTACAACCAGAGTAATCGTTATCTCCATCAGCCTGCTGGTCTTCGGCATCAGCTCCTTCACCTTCCTCAATCTCACAAGGGAAAGAACACAGCTCATCAAGTCTGCCCGGGAGAGCACAGAGCTTCTGCTGCAGACCATCGAGCGGAGCATCTACGGTTCCATGCGGATCGGGAACACCGAGGACGTTCAGCGGATACTGGAGATGGTGGGTCAGAATCACAAGCTCCAGGGGGTGCGGATCTTCCATCCTCACGGAGTCGTCCTCAAGTCCTCCAATCCGGATGAAGTGGGGAAGCCGGTGGATGACCGGGACTACAACCTCTTCATCAACAACAAGAAGGATGGAATTTTTACCGTTGCGGGGCGTGGTGACGTCATCAAGATGCTCAAGCCCATCTATAACGACGTTGCCTGTTACACCTGCCATGGCCACAAAACAAAGGTCATCGGCGTTCTCAATATCGAATATTCGCTGGCGGAAACGCGGAAACGGATGGTGGAGGCCACGAAGCTTTTCATCGTCTCCACCATTGCCATCATCTCCTTCCTTTCAATAATGATCTCCTTCGTGATGCTGAAGTTCGTACGAACACCCCTGCGGCTCATGGCGGAGAATATGGCTCGGGTGGAAAAGGGGGATTTGTCGGTCCGGATGAAGCACGAGGCCCCGGACGAGATAGGCCGCCTTATTTCCAGTTTCGACTCCATGGTGGGCCGGCTCGACACTGCGCGTAAGGAACTGGAGCAGCTTCATTTCCAGCAGATGGAGCGGGCCGACAGACTCGCTTCGGTGGGGGAGATGGCGGCGGGTATCGCCCATGAGATCAAGAACCCGCTGACCGGAATAGCTTCGGCCATTTCCATTATAAAAGACGATTTTTCCCCCGAGGACGGGCGGACGGAGATATTAAACGAAGTCCTGGAGCAGGTGAAGCGTCTCGACAAGACGGTTAACGACCTGCTCTTCTTCGGTAAGCCGACTCCCCCGGAACCTGCCTATACGAATATCAACAGCGTTCTTAAAAAGACGCTGCTTTTCGCTGCGCAGCACCGCGGCGGCAAAAGCGTGGAGAAGCGGCTTGACCTTCAGGACGAGCTTCCTCCCGTTTACGTGGACCCGAAGCAGATCCAGCAGGTCTTCCTCAACCTGATGCTCAATGCTCTCCAGGCGATGCAGGGCAAAGGAGTGCTGACAGTGAGGACGCGCCTGACGGACGAGGAGGGGGCGCGATGGATCTGCGTCAGCATAGCCGACACCGGGCCCGGAATTCCTGCGCCTATTCTGGACAAGATTTTTATACCTTTTTTCACCACCAAAGCCCAGGGGACCGGTCTCGGACTTGCCATCTGCCATAAACTGATCAAGCAGCAGGGGGGGGAGATCTCGGTGGTAAGTGAAGACGACGTTGGGACCGAATTCATCGTCAAGCTGCCTGTGGCCGTCGATCCGACCCTTCTTGCCGAAGGTAGGATTTCGGAAGTACATTACGAAGGAGCATAG
- a CDS encoding sigma-54 dependent transcriptional regulator → MRKTKILVVDDEHLIRWSLEQNLKKQGYEVITAGNGEDALKLVRDEQPDMLLLDIQLPGISGLEVLEKVKEIDEEIIVIMVTAHGGLETAVNAMRLGAYDYINKPFNLDEMAIVIKKALETSDLRREVASLRSEHKKFGPPKIIGASKHMQNVLDMMAKVARSEASTVLIQGESGTGKELVAKWIHYESNRAEKPFVAINCAAVPATLLESELFGHEKGSFTDAKVTKKGLFELADGGTVFLDEIGDMEVGMQAKLLRFLEDRTFRRIGGTKGISVDVRIISATNKDLLKSIEDKTFRNDLYYRLQVIPIFLPPLRERKEDIIQIANYFIEHFNKEFNKHVRGISSMAEKMLADYHWPGNIRELKNVIERAIILGNEDTLLLEHLPLEIVAKSTSSCASVTTFKLPPEGVDIEEVEKELIRQALDNNDWNQSKAAKKLNLGIDAFRYRMKKFGFLK, encoded by the coding sequence ATGAGGAAGACGAAGATCCTTGTGGTCGATGATGAGCATCTTATCCGCTGGTCGCTGGAACAGAACCTTAAAAAGCAGGGTTATGAAGTCATCACCGCGGGAAATGGCGAGGATGCACTGAAGCTCGTTCGTGACGAGCAGCCGGACATGCTGCTGCTGGATATTCAGCTTCCCGGAATCAGTGGACTGGAAGTGCTGGAAAAGGTGAAGGAGATCGATGAGGAAATCATCGTCATCATGGTAACTGCCCACGGCGGCCTTGAGACTGCGGTTAACGCCATGCGGCTGGGTGCTTACGATTACATCAACAAGCCCTTCAACCTCGATGAAATGGCCATTGTAATCAAAAAGGCCCTGGAAACTTCCGATCTCCGACGGGAAGTGGCAAGCCTCCGCAGCGAGCACAAGAAGTTCGGGCCTCCGAAGATAATAGGTGCCAGCAAGCACATGCAGAATGTGCTCGATATGATGGCGAAGGTGGCACGCAGCGAGGCTTCAACTGTCCTTATTCAGGGAGAGTCGGGTACCGGTAAGGAATTGGTCGCCAAGTGGATACACTATGAGTCGAACCGTGCCGAAAAACCGTTTGTAGCCATTAACTGTGCGGCGGTTCCTGCGACGCTCCTTGAAAGCGAGCTGTTCGGGCATGAGAAAGGATCATTTACCGATGCCAAGGTAACGAAGAAAGGCCTTTTCGAACTCGCCGACGGCGGTACCGTGTTTCTCGACGAAATAGGTGACATGGAAGTGGGGATGCAGGCCAAGCTCCTCCGGTTCCTTGAAGACAGGACCTTCCGCAGGATCGGGGGAACAAAAGGAATCTCTGTCGATGTTCGCATCATCTCGGCGACAAACAAGGACCTGCTCAAGTCTATCGAGGACAAGACCTTCAGAAACGATCTATACTACCGGCTCCAGGTTATCCCGATCTTCCTGCCCCCCCTGAGAGAGCGTAAAGAAGACATCATTCAGATTGCCAACTACTTCATCGAGCACTTCAACAAGGAATTCAACAAGCACGTCAGGGGCATCTCCAGCATGGCCGAGAAGATGCTGGCCGACTATCATTGGCCGGGCAACATCCGCGAACTGAAAAATGTGATCGAGCGAGCGATTATCCTCGGGAACGAGGACACCCTCCTGCTGGAACATCTACCTCTTGAAATAGTGGCCAAAAGCACCAGCTCCTGCGCTTCCGTCACAACGTTCAAGCTCCCCCCCGAAGGAGTGGACATTGAAGAAGTCGAAAAAGAGCTGATCAGGCAGGCTCTCGACAACAATGACTGGAATCAGTCAAAGGCTGCAAAAAAACTGAACCTGGGAATAGATGCCTTCCGCTACAGGATGAAGAAGTTCGGTTTCCTAAAGTAG
- a CDS encoding CxxxxCH/CxxCH domain-containing protein: protein MKRSAVQYLIFATVLLLMPSVVLAADGHELHQPYECATCHKASTHKDLGVSGRYSNLCVGCHKPGNVDLYTGDYYVRSFSYGDMANPYKNDPGLNGKKDAMQLSHKWVGSDTVPAAGAVPPTTDALNPRTNEGYALLGTVSCTRCHNVKLVNTNKPYLRAQIDDMCLDCHRPRNTTSHLEGTHPVNVSYTSATSKPKLFPGQYYPRPLNSNPDNKTSQLGTKGGKILCTTCHGIHYVDSNSRTYDNFSSLVMGRLSSSQGNLLKTDLRGGTANDRNICTNCHKSADDPANTLAKVKNHNGKKNQNVQCADCHGGHVEYDPADPTALKNVYLINRYMNISTTYGAVRNKRVLFQDVSNKNYNQDQYGVCVACHVPTPRIEHTNKGGVYCNKCHVHEKGFSADCTTCHGFPPTASDKGGGPYGYADTPYDYSDPQYGVYKDESKTPHAKHAAGGSSNYSYDCAQCHKGYTHMDGKFQDVFIDPVDTLAGSAATYTKASPGTCNNVYCHSNGAQPAVYKNPTWDQGKNTVGCNFCHDAKPTTNAHSRHVAGGAQGKAYDCEACHSATVTGSTIIKDRAKHVDGRLDVVGADGCLDCHNNAAGGPPAVTPDFKVSTTGQCGSCHANPPGYAHNAHISAVYGPVFGADTLVACAKCHTYTGELSATHVDGKLDNTLQAVACGTCHPGTLPNWKGIGRVTCESCHSGGTQSVINGIAAPAKKLSTESGHGKFEGARKTCADCHDGDSAHIDASASVHRKRVFDNMTGFNKGCTYCHNDEQKIKAGWTWRNYSSTYKIRGYVPFYNMSTHFTKKGGSAVPNGQDMACSQCHDLHGTTNLSMVRTKIAYTNSTTWTISFANRSTIGGGDGPVNKVTNRGLCQVCHTKTKYFRAGVDETGHPDRNCFSCHPHNARGGAFSPSDGTCDTCHGYPPIPKSSVVGPEQVRGTALFRQTYGVENNFINAKFEDYSGGGGVHMWHVDPAAKASDGWNACAICHTGGSMTNTQTHVMRMPLKQNISNVTVKIDPRWRFNDAVLPTYTGARLVNPPEVNKTGSCISVGCHFKPTGLIGPWSADR, encoded by the coding sequence ATGAAAAGATCGGCAGTCCAATATCTGATTTTCGCCACTGTTCTGTTGCTGATGCCCTCTGTGGTCTTGGCTGCGGACGGCCACGAGCTGCATCAGCCTTATGAATGTGCGACTTGTCATAAGGCAAGTACACACAAGGACCTGGGTGTCTCAGGCAGGTACTCGAACCTTTGTGTCGGTTGTCATAAGCCGGGCAACGTGGACCTCTATACAGGCGATTATTATGTTCGCTCATTCAGCTACGGCGACATGGCCAACCCGTACAAGAATGACCCGGGTCTCAACGGCAAGAAGGATGCCATGCAGCTTTCCCACAAGTGGGTAGGGTCCGATACGGTACCTGCTGCCGGAGCGGTTCCTCCGACTACCGATGCATTGAATCCCCGTACAAACGAAGGTTACGCGCTTCTCGGCACTGTCAGTTGTACGCGTTGCCATAACGTCAAACTCGTAAACACTAACAAGCCTTACCTGCGAGCCCAGATCGACGACATGTGTCTTGACTGTCACAGGCCCCGCAATACCACGAGTCACCTCGAAGGTACCCATCCGGTTAACGTCTCGTACACAAGCGCTACATCGAAGCCGAAGCTCTTCCCGGGTCAGTACTATCCGCGCCCCCTCAACTCAAACCCTGATAACAAGACTTCTCAGCTTGGGACGAAGGGGGGTAAAATCCTCTGTACCACCTGTCACGGCATCCACTATGTCGATTCCAATAGCCGCACCTATGATAATTTCTCCAGTCTCGTGATGGGACGCCTTTCCAGCTCACAGGGCAACCTGCTGAAGACCGATCTTCGCGGTGGAACGGCCAACGACAGAAACATCTGTACCAATTGTCACAAGTCTGCAGACGACCCTGCTAACACTCTGGCCAAGGTTAAGAATCACAACGGCAAGAAAAACCAGAACGTTCAATGTGCTGACTGCCACGGTGGCCATGTGGAGTACGATCCGGCAGATCCGACCGCGCTTAAAAACGTGTACCTCATCAACCGTTACATGAATATCTCCACTACCTATGGAGCGGTCAGGAACAAAAGGGTCCTTTTCCAGGATGTGAGCAACAAGAACTACAACCAGGACCAGTATGGCGTCTGCGTAGCATGTCATGTGCCTACACCGCGAATTGAGCATACGAATAAGGGTGGCGTCTACTGCAACAAGTGTCACGTCCATGAAAAAGGATTCTCTGCCGACTGCACAACCTGCCACGGCTTCCCGCCGACAGCGTCTGACAAGGGTGGGGGACCTTACGGCTACGCAGATACCCCTTACGATTACAGCGATCCGCAATATGGTGTTTACAAAGATGAATCCAAGACGCCTCATGCAAAGCATGCGGCAGGAGGGAGTAGCAACTATTCATACGATTGTGCCCAGTGCCACAAAGGGTACACTCACATGGACGGCAAGTTCCAGGATGTTTTCATCGATCCTGTCGACACCCTGGCTGGATCGGCGGCGACCTACACCAAGGCCTCACCCGGAACCTGTAACAACGTCTACTGCCACAGCAACGGTGCTCAACCTGCCGTTTACAAAAACCCCACGTGGGATCAGGGTAAAAACACCGTTGGCTGTAATTTCTGCCACGATGCCAAACCTACAACCAATGCTCACTCTCGTCACGTAGCAGGCGGGGCGCAGGGCAAGGCGTATGACTGCGAGGCTTGCCATAGCGCAACAGTGACCGGTTCCACCATTATCAAAGACAGGGCCAAGCACGTTGATGGACGTTTGGATGTAGTCGGTGCTGATGGATGTCTCGACTGTCATAACAATGCCGCTGGCGGTCCTCCGGCTGTGACACCCGACTTCAAGGTCAGCACGACCGGACAGTGCGGTTCCTGCCATGCCAACCCCCCAGGATATGCTCACAATGCGCATATCTCCGCAGTATACGGTCCGGTCTTCGGTGCTGATACACTGGTAGCCTGTGCCAAGTGCCATACCTACACCGGCGAGCTTTCAGCGACACATGTCGATGGCAAACTCGACAACACTCTTCAAGCAGTGGCATGCGGAACATGTCACCCCGGCACCCTTCCCAACTGGAAAGGGATAGGCAGGGTTACCTGCGAAAGCTGTCACTCCGGCGGAACCCAGTCCGTTATTAACGGTATCGCTGCGCCTGCCAAGAAACTTTCTACCGAGTCGGGCCACGGAAAATTCGAAGGGGCCAGAAAGACCTGCGCCGACTGTCATGACGGTGATTCAGCCCATATCGATGCCAGTGCCTCCGTACACAGAAAACGCGTGTTCGACAACATGACCGGCTTCAACAAGGGTTGTACTTACTGCCATAACGACGAGCAGAAGATCAAGGCCGGATGGACATGGCGTAACTACAGCAGTACCTACAAGATAAGAGGGTATGTCCCCTTCTACAATATGAGCACGCACTTCACCAAGAAGGGCGGAAGTGCGGTACCCAATGGTCAGGACATGGCTTGCTCGCAGTGTCATGATCTTCACGGCACTACCAACCTCTCCATGGTCAGGACCAAGATTGCTTACACAAACAGCACTACCTGGACCATCAGTTTCGCCAACAGATCCACGATCGGTGGAGGTGACGGGCCAGTCAACAAGGTAACGAACCGCGGTCTCTGCCAGGTCTGCCACACCAAGACCAAGTACTTCAGGGCCGGTGTAGACGAGACGGGGCATCCGGACCGCAACTGTTTCAGCTGTCATCCACATAATGCAAGAGGCGGGGCGTTCAGCCCGAGTGATGGTACCTGCGACACCTGCCACGGCTATCCGCCGATTCCGAAGAGTTCGGTCGTTGGTCCCGAGCAGGTAAGGGGCACTGCCCTCTTCAGGCAGACCTATGGGGTTGAGAACAACTTCATCAACGCCAAGTTCGAAGACTACTCGGGTGGCGGCGGTGTCCATATGTGGCACGTCGACCCGGCTGCCAAAGCAAGCGACGGCTGGAACGCCTGTGCCATCTGCCACACCGGCGGAAGCATGACGAATACGCAGACTCACGTGATGAGAATGCCCCTCAAGCAGAACATCAGCAACGTAACGGTTAAAATAGATCCAAGGTGGCGCTTCAATGACGCCGTCCTGCCTACCTACACCGGGGCAAGGCTGGTGAATCCGCCTGAGGTCAACAAGACCGGCTCCTGCATCAGCGTCGGCTGTCACTTCAAGCCTACAGGACTGATCGGTCCCTGGAGTGCTGATAGGTAA